One part of the Acidobacteriota bacterium genome encodes these proteins:
- the acnA gene encoding aconitate hydratase AcnA — protein sequence MTILNSFDAFRDLDVSGERLRYASLPALAAGGYPEVARLPFSLKILLENLLRNEDGTHVTKTDIEVLATWNPSRRVEKEIAFTPARVLLQDFTGVPAVVDLAAMRDATARLGGDPNRVNPIQPMELVIDHSVQVDHFGTADAFPLNADLEYARNKERYRFLRWGQNAFSNFRVVPPETGIVHQVNLEFLARVVFRAEIDGVAWAYPDTVVGTDSHTTMVNGLGVVGWGVGGIEAEAPAGTTATDVVLTVTEALRKKGVVGKFVEFFGPGLASLTLADRATLSNMCPEYGATIAVFPIDAMTTDYLRLTGRDAKSVALVEAYARAQGFFVEGTVPEAAYDDVIELDLATVVPSLAGPKRPQDRVSLSAAKSKFAEVLPQLLAERKKPAAAEGAGGVAVASEMAIDHGAVVVAAITSCTNTSNPSVLIAAGLVAKKAVERGLMRKPWVKTSLAPGSKVVTDYLAKAGLTKYLDALGFNLVGYGCTTCIGNSGPLIDEVTAQVEERGLIVASVLSGNRNFEGRVQPLARASYLASPPLVVAYALAGTMTLDLTTEPLGRDKSGAPVYLKDIWPTEREIQQTMGTAIKAEMFREVYSKVFEGDSRWQKIVPPAGARFAWDASSTYIQNPPYFDGLTPEPPAPQTIAGARVLAVLGDSITTDHISPAGNIKADSPAGKYLQSKDVQPKDFNQYGARRGNHEVMMRGTFANIRLKNEMVPGVEGGITTYLPGGEVMPIFDAAMKYKAAGVPLVILAGKEYGSGSSRDWAAKGAALLGVKLVIAESFERIHRNNLVNMGVLALQFKAGQNAAALGLSGQETFEIVSVATDALKPRGDITVKATLPDRSVKEFTATVRIDTPEELVAFRHGGILQYMVRQMLKK from the coding sequence ATGACGATCCTCAATTCATTCGATGCCTTTCGTGATCTCGACGTCAGCGGCGAGCGGCTGCGCTACGCCAGTCTTCCGGCTCTTGCGGCTGGCGGCTATCCGGAGGTGGCCCGCCTGCCGTTCTCGTTGAAGATCCTGCTCGAGAACCTGCTCCGCAACGAGGATGGCACCCACGTCACGAAGACAGACATCGAGGTGCTGGCGACGTGGAATCCGTCGCGGCGCGTGGAGAAGGAGATCGCGTTCACGCCGGCGCGCGTTCTGCTGCAGGATTTCACTGGCGTGCCGGCCGTTGTCGATCTTGCGGCGATGCGCGATGCGACAGCGCGGCTCGGCGGCGATCCAAACCGCGTCAATCCGATACAGCCGATGGAACTCGTCATCGACCACTCCGTCCAGGTTGACCACTTCGGCACGGCCGACGCATTCCCGCTGAACGCCGACCTCGAATACGCGCGCAACAAGGAGCGATATCGCTTCCTGCGCTGGGGCCAGAATGCGTTCTCCAACTTCCGCGTCGTGCCGCCCGAGACGGGCATCGTCCACCAGGTCAACCTCGAGTTCCTGGCGCGCGTCGTGTTCCGCGCGGAAATCGATGGCGTGGCGTGGGCCTACCCCGACACGGTCGTCGGCACCGACTCTCACACGACGATGGTCAATGGGCTGGGAGTTGTCGGGTGGGGCGTCGGCGGGATTGAGGCCGAGGCGCCGGCTGGGACTACGGCGACCGATGTCGTGCTCACCGTCACCGAAGCGCTGCGCAAGAAGGGCGTGGTGGGGAAGTTCGTCGAGTTCTTCGGTCCGGGCCTGGCGTCGCTGACGCTGGCGGATCGCGCGACGCTCTCGAACATGTGTCCAGAGTACGGTGCGACGATCGCGGTCTTCCCGATCGATGCGATGACGACGGACTATCTGCGCTTGACGGGCCGCGATGCGAAGAGCGTTGCGCTGGTCGAGGCGTATGCGAGGGCACAAGGGTTCTTCGTCGAGGGCACAGTGCCAGAGGCCGCGTACGACGACGTGATTGAGCTGGACCTGGCGACGGTGGTGCCATCGCTGGCGGGCCCGAAGAGGCCACAGGATCGCGTGTCGCTGTCGGCCGCGAAGTCGAAGTTTGCCGAGGTTCTGCCTCAGTTGCTGGCCGAGCGCAAGAAGCCTGCGGCGGCTGAGGGGGCGGGCGGGGTCGCGGTCGCGTCGGAAATGGCGATTGATCACGGCGCCGTGGTGGTGGCGGCCATCACCAGTTGCACGAACACATCGAATCCGAGCGTGCTCATCGCCGCGGGCCTCGTGGCGAAGAAGGCTGTCGAGCGCGGGTTGATGCGTAAGCCGTGGGTCAAGACGAGCCTGGCACCCGGATCAAAAGTGGTGACCGACTACCTCGCGAAGGCCGGCCTCACGAAGTATCTCGACGCGTTGGGCTTCAACCTGGTCGGGTACGGCTGCACGACGTGCATCGGCAACAGCGGCCCGCTGATTGACGAAGTGACGGCGCAGGTGGAGGAGCGCGGGCTGATCGTGGCCTCCGTGCTGAGTGGCAACCGGAACTTCGAGGGCCGGGTGCAGCCGCTCGCCCGGGCCAGCTACCTGGCGTCGCCGCCGCTCGTGGTGGCGTACGCGCTGGCTGGCACGATGACGCTCGATCTGACCACCGAGCCCCTTGGCCGCGACAAGAGCGGCGCGCCGGTCTATCTCAAGGACATCTGGCCGACCGAGCGCGAAATCCAGCAGACGATGGGCACCGCCATCAAGGCTGAGATGTTCCGTGAGGTATACAGCAAGGTGTTCGAAGGAGATTCGCGGTGGCAGAAGATTGTGCCGCCCGCCGGTGCTCGATTTGCCTGGGATGCTTCATCCACCTATATCCAGAACCCGCCGTACTTTGACGGACTGACACCCGAGCCGCCCGCTCCTCAGACCATCGCGGGGGCGCGGGTGCTGGCGGTGCTCGGCGACAGCATTACGACGGATCATATTTCGCCGGCCGGCAACATCAAGGCCGATAGCCCGGCGGGGAAGTACCTCCAGTCGAAGGACGTCCAGCCGAAGGACTTCAACCAGTACGGCGCGCGGCGCGGGAACCACGAGGTGATGATGCGGGGCACATTCGCCAACATCCGCCTGAAGAACGAGATGGTGCCGGGCGTGGAGGGAGGCATCACCACCTATCTGCCGGGCGGCGAGGTGATGCCGATCTTCGATGCCGCGATGAAGTACAAGGCGGCTGGTGTGCCGCTCGTCATCCTGGCAGGCAAGGAGTACGGGTCGGGCTCGTCGCGCGATTGGGCCGCCAAGGGCGCGGCGCTGCTGGGGGTCAAACTGGTCATCGCGGAGAGCTTCGAGCGCATTCACCGCAACAATCTGGTCAATATGGGCGTGCTGGCGCTGCAGTTCAAGGCGGGTCAGAATGCTGCTGCGCTCGGTCTGAGCGGACAGGAGACGTTTGAGATTGTGAGCGTGGCAACCGATGCGTTGAAGCCCCGCGGCGACATCACTGTGAAGGCCACGCTGCCCGATCGTTCGGTCAAGGAGTTCACGGCGACGGTGCGAATCGACACGCCCGAAGAGCTGGTCGCGTTCAGGCACGGCGGCATCCTGCAGTACATGGTGCGGCAGATGCTCAAGAAGTAG
- the lpxB gene encoding lipid-A-disaccharide synthase codes for MISCGEASGDLYAGALTTELRRLRPDIRVTGLGGERLRTAGAELVGDYRGLAVTGLVEALRVLPRAWRMQQMLVAHARANRPDALVVIDFPDFNFRLASTLHRLGVPVVYYICPQVWAWRRSRLREMKRFTDRALVIFPFEEAIYREAGIPVRFVGHPLLDLEVAGPSREEILAQVGFEPDRPTIALLPGSRPNELRAILPTISRALPLIVARLPRAQFLVARAPGLADDLFAPVLRQAVSFRIATLEARADDVLAAADVVITASGTATVQTAMHERPMVIVYRVSPLTYQLGKRFVTVTTFGMANLVAGERIVPELIQDGFTPEAVAAETLRYFDDPAYAAHTRARLHDVRTALGATGASRRAAEQVLEVCALAGKTSAT; via the coding sequence ATGATTTCGTGCGGCGAGGCGTCGGGCGATCTCTACGCCGGCGCGTTGACGACGGAACTCAGGCGGCTGCGGCCGGACATCCGGGTCACCGGACTTGGAGGCGAGCGGCTGCGGACCGCGGGCGCAGAACTGGTGGGCGACTACCGAGGGCTGGCGGTGACGGGCCTGGTCGAGGCGCTTCGCGTGCTGCCGCGCGCGTGGCGCATGCAGCAGATGCTGGTCGCCCACGCGCGGGCGAACCGACCGGACGCCCTGGTCGTCATCGATTTTCCGGACTTCAATTTCCGCCTGGCCTCGACGCTGCACCGGCTGGGCGTGCCGGTCGTCTACTACATCTGTCCGCAGGTGTGGGCCTGGAGGCGAAGCCGTCTTCGCGAGATGAAGCGGTTCACCGACCGCGCCCTGGTCATCTTTCCGTTCGAAGAAGCCATCTACCGTGAGGCCGGCATCCCGGTCCGTTTCGTCGGCCACCCGCTGCTCGATCTGGAGGTGGCTGGTCCGTCGCGCGAGGAGATTCTGGCGCAGGTGGGCTTCGAGCCCGACCGGCCGACGATCGCGCTCCTGCCCGGCAGCCGTCCCAACGAGCTGCGGGCCATCCTGCCGACCATCAGCCGGGCGCTGCCCCTGATTGTCGCGCGCCTGCCGCGCGCGCAGTTCCTGGTGGCGCGGGCACCGGGCCTGGCTGACGATCTATTCGCGCCTGTGCTCAGACAGGCGGTCTCGTTCAGGATTGCGACACTCGAGGCGCGGGCCGACGACGTGCTGGCGGCGGCCGATGTGGTCATCACGGCATCTGGAACGGCAACAGTGCAGACGGCCATGCACGAGCGGCCGATGGTCATCGTCTACCGGGTGTCCCCGTTGACCTATCAACTGGGCAAGCGGTTCGTGACGGTGACGACGTTCGGCATGGCGAACCTGGTGGCAGGCGAGCGCATCGTGCCGGAACTCATTCAGGATGGATTCACCCCCGAGGCGGTGGCGGCCGAGACCCTGCGGTACTTTGACGACCCGGCATACGCGGCGCACACGCGTGCCCGGCTGCACGACGTGCGGACGGCGCTTGGAGCCACTGGGGCCAGCCGCCGCGCGGCCGAGCAGGTACTCGAGGTCTGCGCGCTCGCCGGAAAGACGTCCGCTACCTGA
- a CDS encoding DNA-directed RNA polymerase subunit omega yields the protein MTVVNEILDPGTTPPPPPQADARFAVEPLQRRFLFVDIAAQRAKQLRRGALNRLTLAGIDSETAPGLPHKAERVAMEEVRLGFIHYDLPDHKPPQAPPKSVA from the coding sequence TTGACTGTTGTGAATGAGATACTTGATCCGGGAACGACACCACCTCCGCCTCCACAGGCTGATGCGCGCTTTGCCGTTGAGCCCTTGCAGCGGCGATTCCTGTTCGTCGATATCGCCGCGCAGCGTGCCAAGCAGCTCCGCCGGGGAGCCTTGAATCGTCTGACGCTCGCGGGTATTGACTCCGAGACCGCGCCGGGCCTGCCGCACAAGGCCGAGCGCGTGGCTATGGAAGAAGTCCGCCTGGGCTTCATCCACTACGATCTTCCCGATCACAAGCCCCCGCAGGCTCCCCCGAAGAGTGTGGCGTGA
- the queG gene encoding tRNA epoxyqueuosine(34) reductase QueG, with the protein MTSAQIKARATELGFDLCGVAPVGDFPELGYLPSWLAEGRAGRMTYLNRTARRRADVRQWQPSARSVIVVACLYNTDRPYSTEIADHGVALIARYASGSDYHRLMTERLNDLLNWLTAASSVAFDARVSVDTGPVQERVYAQRAGIGWIGKNTCVINPELGSWILLGELITSLPLEPDTPALDQCGTCTLCLEACPTHAIVEPRVLDARLCLSYLTIEIKGSIPVEQRAGMGAHVFGCDICQDVCPYNLREPRVAGPEWAPRPALDRPRLVDLWSRSDRGLEDAIEGTALVRRGVAGLRRNLAVALGNSGDAATRRALAEPPSDTGAPSLSDPVIAEHLAWARERCGR; encoded by the coding sequence GTGACCTCCGCCCAGATCAAGGCTCGGGCGACAGAACTCGGGTTCGATCTGTGCGGCGTCGCGCCGGTCGGCGACTTTCCGGAATTGGGCTACCTGCCGTCGTGGCTGGCCGAAGGCCGCGCCGGCCGCATGACCTATCTCAATCGCACCGCCAGACGCCGGGCCGATGTCCGGCAGTGGCAGCCGTCGGCCCGCTCGGTCATCGTCGTCGCGTGTCTCTACAACACCGATCGGCCGTACTCCACCGAGATCGCCGACCACGGCGTCGCGCTCATCGCGCGGTACGCGTCTGGCTCTGACTACCACCGGCTGATGACGGAGCGGCTCAACGATCTGCTGAACTGGCTGACGGCCGCCAGTTCCGTAGCGTTCGACGCGCGCGTGTCGGTCGACACCGGGCCCGTTCAGGAGCGTGTCTATGCGCAGCGTGCCGGCATCGGCTGGATCGGGAAGAACACGTGCGTCATTAACCCGGAACTCGGTTCGTGGATCCTGCTCGGCGAGCTCATCACCAGTCTTCCGCTCGAGCCGGACACACCGGCACTTGATCAGTGCGGGACGTGCACGCTGTGCCTCGAGGCCTGCCCGACCCACGCGATTGTCGAGCCGCGCGTGCTCGACGCCAGGCTGTGCCTGTCGTATCTGACCATCGAGATCAAGGGGAGCATTCCCGTTGAGCAGCGCGCCGGCATGGGCGCGCACGTGTTCGGTTGTGACATCTGCCAGGACGTCTGTCCGTACAACCTGCGCGAGCCGCGCGTGGCGGGGCCGGAATGGGCGCCTCGCCCGGCGCTCGATCGGCCCCGTCTCGTAGACCTGTGGTCGCGATCGGACCGTGGGCTGGAGGACGCGATCGAGGGCACCGCACTCGTCAGGCGCGGTGTCGCCGGCCTGCGGCGCAATCTCGCGGTCGCGCTTGGCAACAGCGGCGACGCGGCGACACGGCGCGCGCTGGCCGAGCCACCGAGCGACACTGGCGCGCCATCGCTCAGCGATCCCGTCATTGCCGAGCACCTGGCGTGGGCGCGAGAGCGCTGCGGCCGGTGA
- a CDS encoding aspartyl/glutamyl-tRNA amidotransferase subunit C translates to MPDRRDDFAIRHVASLARLQLTRDEEVLYARQLGDILTYARQLLLFDTAATASTPPAGAAPMSLREDCVRPPVEREAVRGGAPDRKDDEGLFRVPRVIG, encoded by the coding sequence ATGCCCGACCGGCGAGACGACTTCGCGATCCGCCACGTCGCCTCGCTGGCCAGGCTCCAACTGACCAGAGACGAAGAAGTCCTTTATGCCAGGCAGCTTGGCGATATCCTGACGTACGCCAGACAACTTCTCCTGTTCGATACCGCCGCCACAGCGTCGACGCCGCCAGCTGGCGCGGCGCCCATGTCGCTGCGGGAGGACTGCGTTCGGCCGCCGGTCGAGCGCGAGGCCGTGCGCGGCGGCGCGCCCGATCGCAAAGACGACGAGGGCCTGTTTCGCGTCCCCAGGGTGATCGGCTGA
- the lpxD gene encoding UDP-3-O-(3-hydroxymyristoyl)glucosamine N-acyltransferase codes for MTLRELADRLGCRLDGDGSVTVGRVAGLDEAGPGDVSFLANRKYTSSLAATRASAVIVGIDGPAAPCATLRTPDPYLAFANAATLLAPDDRVLPGVSTHAVLASDVTLGKDVSIGPFATIGSGVVVGDRTVIHSHAVIYPGVHVGDDCVIHSLVSIRERCRLGHRVIVQNGAVIGSDGFGFAPRPDGTYQKIPQVASVVIEDDVEIGANTTIDRPAVGETRIGSGTKIDNLVQIAHGVHVGHHVMLAAQVGIAGSTTIGDSVMLGGQVGVAGHLEIGAGTRATAQSGIPNSVPAGSFVSGYPAIDNRDWLKSSAVFRRLPELKKAVADLERRLAAIEAGSPKTPTEEP; via the coding sequence TTGACACTGCGCGAACTGGCTGACCGTCTTGGCTGTCGCCTCGACGGTGACGGAAGCGTCACCGTGGGGCGCGTGGCCGGGCTCGACGAAGCGGGCCCGGGCGACGTGTCGTTTCTCGCCAACAGAAAATACACATCTTCGCTTGCCGCCACGAGAGCGTCTGCGGTGATCGTCGGCATCGACGGCCCGGCCGCGCCCTGTGCGACGCTGCGCACGCCTGATCCCTACCTCGCCTTCGCGAACGCGGCGACCCTGCTCGCTCCGGACGATCGTGTGCTGCCAGGCGTTTCGACGCATGCCGTGCTCGCGTCCGACGTGACGCTTGGCAAGGACGTGTCGATTGGACCGTTTGCGACGATCGGCTCAGGAGTGGTCGTCGGCGACCGCACCGTCATTCACTCGCACGCGGTCATCTATCCCGGCGTGCACGTGGGTGACGACTGCGTCATTCACTCTCTCGTCTCGATCCGCGAGCGCTGCCGCCTGGGCCACCGCGTGATCGTCCAGAACGGCGCGGTGATCGGGAGTGACGGATTCGGGTTCGCGCCGAGACCGGACGGGACCTACCAGAAGATCCCGCAGGTGGCCAGCGTCGTCATCGAGGATGATGTGGAGATCGGCGCCAACACTACCATCGATCGACCGGCGGTCGGCGAGACGCGAATTGGATCGGGAACCAAGATCGACAACCTGGTCCAGATCGCCCATGGCGTCCACGTTGGCCACCACGTGATGCTCGCGGCCCAGGTCGGGATCGCCGGCAGCACCACGATTGGCGATTCGGTCATGCTGGGCGGTCAGGTCGGCGTGGCGGGACACCTCGAGATCGGCGCGGGCACCCGGGCCACGGCGCAGAGCGGAATTCCGAACTCGGTGCCGGCCGGTTCGTTTGTTTCCGGCTACCCGGCGATCGACAATCGCGACTGGCTCAAGTCGTCGGCCGTGTTCCGTCGACTCCCCGAACTGAAGAAGGCCGTCGCGGACCTGGAGCGGCGTCTGGCGGCGATCGAGGCCGGGTCTCCGAAGACACCCACCGAAGAGCCGTAG
- the amrA gene encoding AmmeMemoRadiSam system protein A, which translates to MTTPLTAQERRSLLDVARQAIADQLAGRPQASASSDGVFERRCGVFVSLHHDGELRGCIGYPDGAQPLGIAVPRCAVSAATGDPRFAAVTAAELPEIDIEISVLTPVEPVTSPADIEVGRDGLIVEQHWHRGLLLPQVATEWGWDRDTFLAQTCVKAGLPREAWKRGASIFRFQAEVFGDR; encoded by the coding sequence ATGACCACACCGTTGACGGCGCAAGAACGGCGCAGCCTGCTCGATGTGGCGCGCCAGGCCATTGCCGACCAACTGGCCGGCAGGCCGCAGGCATCAGCAAGTTCGGACGGTGTCTTCGAGCGGCGGTGCGGAGTATTTGTGTCCCTGCACCACGACGGCGAACTGCGAGGCTGCATCGGTTATCCCGATGGTGCACAGCCTCTCGGTATTGCCGTGCCGCGATGCGCGGTGTCGGCCGCGACCGGCGATCCCCGGTTTGCTGCCGTGACCGCCGCCGAACTCCCCGAGATCGACATCGAAATCTCCGTGCTGACGCCAGTCGAACCGGTGACGAGTCCGGCCGACATCGAGGTCGGGCGAGACGGCCTGATCGTCGAACAGCACTGGCATCGAGGGCTGCTGCTGCCTCAGGTGGCCACCGAATGGGGGTGGGACCGCGACACCTTCCTGGCGCAGACGTGTGTGAAGGCGGGCTTACCGCGCGAGGCCTGGAAGCGCGGAGCGTCAATCTTCCGCTTTCAGGCGGAGGTATTCGGCGACAGGTGA
- the gatA gene encoding Asp-tRNA(Asn)/Glu-tRNA(Gln) amidotransferase subunit GatA: MPDPCWTATSIRASFVSGDLSAADVCETALARISAGNQTIGAFLSVNAEGARERAAELDRAPDRGACGALAGVPIAVKDNLCTKGLPTTAGSRMLEGYRPPYTATAVARLEAAGAIVIGKTNCDEFAMGSSNEHSAFGPVRNPWALDRTPGGSSGGSAAAVAAGMAPVALGSDTGGSVRQPAGFCGLVGMRPTYGRVSRYGLVSFASSLDQIGPLASTVADAALVLQTMAGHDDLDATASREPVPDWASGLTGDIRGCRIGVPAALLGEGVDLEVARAITGVGAVLRDRGASVIDVALPHSGLAIPVYYVIATAEASSNLARYDGVRYGYRAARVGSLREMYERSRDEGFGAEVKRRIILGTFVLSAGYYDAFYLKAQQVRRVITAELESVLTRCDAVMLPTSPTAAFLLGERVDNPLQMYLADVFTVGSSLAGLPAISIAGGFTESGLPIGVQLIGRRYDEAGLFRVADAYERDTRWIERRAPVCDCRNDRATVDERGRS, from the coding sequence ATGCCCGATCCCTGCTGGACCGCGACGTCAATCCGCGCGTCGTTTGTCAGCGGTGACCTGTCGGCCGCCGACGTCTGTGAAACGGCTCTGGCGCGTATCAGCGCCGGCAATCAGACGATTGGTGCCTTCCTGTCGGTCAATGCCGAGGGCGCGCGAGAGCGCGCCGCGGAGCTCGACCGCGCCCCCGATCGCGGCGCGTGCGGTGCGCTTGCCGGCGTGCCCATCGCGGTCAAGGACAACCTCTGCACGAAGGGCCTGCCGACCACGGCGGGTTCACGCATGCTGGAGGGTTATCGCCCGCCGTACACCGCCACCGCGGTGGCCCGTCTCGAAGCCGCCGGCGCCATCGTCATCGGCAAGACCAATTGCGACGAATTCGCCATGGGATCGTCGAACGAGCACTCGGCCTTTGGTCCGGTTCGCAATCCGTGGGCACTCGATCGCACGCCCGGCGGATCGAGCGGCGGATCGGCCGCGGCCGTGGCGGCCGGGATGGCGCCGGTCGCGCTCGGATCTGACACAGGCGGATCGGTGCGGCAGCCGGCGGGATTCTGCGGACTGGTGGGGATGCGCCCGACGTATGGCCGCGTGTCCCGGTACGGGCTCGTGTCGTTCGCCTCATCGCTCGATCAGATCGGCCCGCTTGCGTCCACCGTTGCCGACGCGGCCCTCGTGCTCCAGACGATGGCCGGCCACGATGATCTGGATGCGACAGCGTCGCGTGAGCCCGTGCCAGACTGGGCGTCCGGGCTGACTGGCGACATCCGCGGATGCCGAATCGGCGTGCCAGCCGCGCTGCTCGGCGAGGGTGTCGATTTGGAAGTTGCTCGCGCGATCACCGGCGTCGGCGCCGTGCTGCGCGATCGGGGTGCCAGCGTCATCGACGTGGCCCTCCCGCATTCGGGCCTGGCCATCCCGGTCTACTACGTGATCGCGACGGCCGAGGCCAGCTCCAATCTCGCGCGCTATGACGGAGTCCGCTACGGATATCGCGCGGCCCGGGTCGGATCACTCCGCGAGATGTACGAGCGATCGCGCGACGAGGGATTCGGGGCAGAGGTCAAGCGCCGCATCATCCTGGGCACGTTCGTGCTGAGTGCCGGGTACTACGACGCGTTCTATCTCAAGGCCCAGCAGGTGCGTCGCGTCATCACCGCCGAACTGGAGTCGGTGCTGACCCGGTGCGATGCGGTGATGCTCCCGACCAGTCCGACGGCCGCCTTTCTCCTCGGCGAACGCGTGGACAACCCTCTTCAGATGTACCTCGCCGATGTCTTCACCGTCGGGTCGTCGCTGGCCGGACTGCCGGCCATCTCGATCGCGGGAGGATTCACGGAATCCGGCCTGCCCATCGGCGTCCAGTTGATCGGCCGGCGATACGACGAGGCGGGGTTGTTTCGCGTGGCCGACGCGTACGAACGGGACACCCGGTGGATCGAACGCCGGGCGCCCGTCTGCGACTGCCGGAATGACCGCGCCACCGTTGACGAGAGGGGCCGGTCTTAG
- the amrB gene encoding AmmeMemoRadiSam system protein B — MLTFSLTMPQPIRRAAVAGTWYAGRPDVLAQDIDRCLGQVPHAVDGDIVGLVVPHAGLMYSGSVAAHAYKAVAGRAYDVAVLIGPSHYVGFEGVAIQRTGSFETPLGRVVISEVDAEAIAAASPAVHDRAAAHLREHSLEMQLPFLQRVLPETPIVPLVMGHQTPATISRLADAIVEALPTRRALLVASSDLSHFHRAADAARLDAVVVDAINRFDPETLGRALAKFPDHACGGGPIVTVMLAARGMGAADARVMKYADSGDVSGDKSSVVGYLAAVLGTLSASRGGEAVPR, encoded by the coding sequence ATGCTAACATTCAGCTTGACGATGCCGCAACCAATCAGGCGCGCCGCCGTGGCTGGGACGTGGTACGCGGGACGGCCCGACGTGCTCGCGCAGGACATCGATCGGTGTCTCGGCCAGGTCCCCCACGCGGTCGATGGCGACATCGTCGGTCTCGTCGTTCCGCACGCCGGACTCATGTATTCCGGATCTGTCGCGGCACATGCCTACAAGGCGGTTGCCGGCCGCGCCTATGATGTCGCCGTGCTGATCGGACCCTCCCACTACGTCGGATTCGAAGGCGTGGCGATTCAGCGAACCGGATCGTTCGAGACGCCGCTGGGACGGGTCGTGATCTCGGAGGTCGATGCGGAGGCGATCGCGGCGGCCTCGCCCGCGGTGCACGATCGGGCGGCCGCCCACTTGCGCGAGCACTCGCTGGAGATGCAGTTGCCGTTTCTGCAGCGCGTGCTCCCAGAGACGCCGATCGTGCCGCTCGTGATGGGACACCAGACGCCGGCGACCATCAGCCGGCTCGCCGACGCCATCGTGGAGGCGTTGCCGACCCGTCGTGCGCTGCTCGTCGCGAGCAGCGATCTCTCGCATTTTCACCGCGCGGCCGACGCGGCGCGGCTCGACGCCGTGGTCGTCGATGCGATCAATCGATTTGATCCCGAGACGCTGGGGCGTGCGCTCGCCAAGTTCCCGGATCACGCCTGCGGCGGCGGGCCCATCGTGACGGTGATGCTCGCGGCGCGTGGCATGGGAGCAGCGGATGCCCGCGTGATGAAGTACGCCGATTCTGGCGATGTCTCAGGCGACAAGAGCTCCGTCGTCGGGTATCTGGCCGCGGTGCTGGGCACGCTGTCCGCATCGCGCGGGGGGGAGGCAGTTCCGCGATGA